One stretch of Roseovarius mucosus DNA includes these proteins:
- a CDS encoding YjbF family lipoprotein → MLYTLEDRKAVAVLRPIAENGAYQTWASYGSSERLSATTLNGVLVSTRGLGNDLMSSRVEPLLEVVSRREDGVATIQQRYLDGENQIVNLKSDCKITRGETEAVTSVAGSVQGVRMTAECWQANRSVVNSYLVDANGAVVQSRHWAGPTMGYSTIQRLR, encoded by the coding sequence TTGCTTTATACTCTGGAGGACCGCAAAGCGGTCGCGGTTCTGCGGCCTATTGCAGAGAATGGTGCCTACCAGACTTGGGCCTCCTATGGCAGTTCCGAGCGGCTGAGCGCCACGACGTTGAACGGTGTTCTGGTCTCGACCCGGGGGCTTGGCAACGACCTGATGTCATCTCGCGTAGAGCCGCTGCTTGAGGTCGTATCGCGCCGTGAGGATGGCGTTGCCACGATCCAGCAACGCTATCTCGATGGTGAAAACCAGATCGTAAATCTGAAATCCGACTGCAAGATTACGCGCGGGGAAACAGAAGCCGTGACCAGTGTCGCTGGTTCGGTGCAAGGGGTGCGCATGACAGCGGAATGCTGGCAGGCCAACCGCAGCGTGGTGAATTCCTATCTGGTCGATGCAAATGGTGCCGTCGTGCAATCGCGCCATTGGGCGGGGCCGACCATGGGCTACAGCACCATTCAGCGGTTGCGTTGA
- a CDS encoding YjbH domain-containing protein codes for MTIRLRNILGAVAVMTGATGASANDLVTTLTNNYGTPGGLIDMPTAEMAPDAQLSTTIAYFDGFSKTTLSFQVAPWLTGSFRYSGTKDLTPQFDIFYDRSFDLRFRLFKETEYSPAIAVGLQDFLGTGVLGAEYIVATKSVGSRLRVTAGLGWGRFGSNNSIGGFGTRTPFNFAGVGTGGDVSISNWFKGDIGLFGGFSYNVSDKLTFALEYSSDSYDTERRAGIFEQSTAVNASLNYEFAPDANLRAYVLHGEEIGVSLAIAINPRGMPVPGGLEPAPLPVAVRDPDAARDLGWADQPAARAQVAKSLEETLALDQIDLIRLRLEGRAAYVGIQNETYDRTSQALGRTVRAMTRALPASVEDFHVTLYAKGIPASTVSFSRTDIERLEHKASDEALAAATFRDSLRFGNLPEPVLGKFPRYGWSIFPFTRVSLFDPDEPLRFDVALRLQGQAELGRGWVARAATSVKLFGNLDQSNRFSNSRIPRVRSDAARFAQSDAPRVDWLTLSKYHRLAPDYYGRITLGYLEQMYAGVSTEVLWRPVDSRIAIGAELNYVRPRDFDGDFGLRDSNTVSGTIPDFNGHASVYYDFGGGYHAQVDAGRYLAGDWGVTIGFDREFANGWKVGAFATKTDVSAQDFGEGSFDKGIRITAPISWLFGKPTQQAPTAVIRPLTRDGGARVNVTGRLYETVRNSHERDTVASWGKFWR; via the coding sequence ATGACAATCAGATTGCGAAACATCTTGGGCGCAGTGGCCGTTATGACAGGGGCTACCGGCGCATCAGCGAACGATCTGGTCACGACACTTACCAATAACTATGGCACCCCGGGCGGTCTTATTGACATGCCCACCGCCGAGATGGCGCCGGATGCGCAATTGTCGACGACCATCGCCTATTTCGACGGGTTCAGCAAAACGACCCTCAGTTTTCAGGTGGCCCCTTGGCTGACAGGCAGTTTTCGATATTCCGGCACCAAGGATCTGACGCCGCAATTCGATATTTTCTATGACCGCAGCTTTGACTTGCGGTTCCGGCTGTTCAAGGAAACCGAATACTCACCGGCCATCGCGGTCGGGCTTCAGGATTTTCTGGGGACAGGCGTGCTTGGCGCGGAATACATCGTTGCCACGAAATCTGTTGGCAGCCGTCTGCGTGTGACCGCAGGTCTGGGTTGGGGGCGGTTTGGATCCAACAACTCGATTGGTGGATTCGGAACGAGAACACCGTTCAACTTTGCAGGTGTGGGCACCGGCGGGGACGTGAGCATATCCAACTGGTTCAAGGGGGATATCGGCCTCTTTGGGGGGTTCAGCTATAACGTATCGGACAAGCTGACATTCGCACTGGAATATTCATCCGACAGCTATGACACCGAACGTCGCGCCGGTATTTTTGAGCAAAGCACGGCGGTTAATGCGAGCCTGAATTACGAATTCGCACCCGATGCCAATCTCCGGGCCTATGTTCTGCATGGCGAAGAAATCGGCGTCAGCCTTGCCATCGCGATCAACCCGCGCGGGATGCCTGTTCCGGGCGGGTTAGAACCCGCGCCTCTGCCCGTTGCGGTGCGAGATCCCGATGCCGCCCGCGATCTTGGTTGGGCAGACCAGCCGGCGGCGCGTGCGCAAGTTGCGAAATCGCTCGAGGAAACGCTGGCTTTGGATCAGATTGACCTGATCCGCCTGCGACTTGAAGGGCGTGCGGCCTATGTCGGCATCCAGAATGAGACCTATGACCGCACATCGCAGGCCCTGGGGCGCACCGTGCGCGCAATGACCCGCGCGCTGCCTGCCTCGGTCGAGGATTTTCACGTCACGCTCTACGCCAAGGGTATCCCTGCCAGCACGGTCAGCTTTTCACGCACCGACATCGAGCGGTTAGAGCACAAGGCCTCGGATGAGGCGCTGGCGGCGGCAACCTTTCGCGACAGTCTGCGGTTCGGCAATCTTCCCGAGCCGGTTCTAGGCAAGTTTCCGCGCTACGGATGGAGCATTTTTCCCTTTACGCGGGTCAGCCTGTTTGACCCCGACGAGCCGCTGCGTTTTGACGTCGCGCTGCGTTTGCAGGGGCAGGCCGAATTGGGGCGGGGATGGGTTGCTCGGGCGGCAACCTCTGTCAAGCTGTTCGGCAATCTGGATCAATCCAACCGTTTCAGCAATTCACGCATTCCGCGCGTGCGGTCGGATGCGGCGCGATTCGCCCAATCCGATGCGCCTCGTGTCGATTGGCTGACACTCAGCAAATATCACCGGCTTGCCCCGGATTATTACGGGCGCATCACCTTGGGATACCTCGAACAGATGTATGCGGGTGTCTCGACCGAGGTGTTGTGGCGGCCCGTGGACAGCCGCATCGCCATCGGCGCGGAATTGAACTACGTCCGCCCACGCGACTTTGATGGTGACTTTGGCCTGCGCGACAGCAATACGGTCAGTGGCACCATTCCGGATTTCAACGGGCATGCCTCGGTCTATTACGATTTCGGCGGTGGATACCACGCGCAGGTCGACGCCGGCCGGTATCTGGCGGGGGATTGGGGCGTGACCATCGGTTTTGACCGGGAATTCGCCAACGGCTGGAAAGTTGGGGCCTTTGCTACCAAAACAGATGTCTCTGCGCAGGATTTCGGCGAAGGGTCATTTGACAAGGGCATTCGCATTACCGCCCCGATTTCGTGGCTGTTCGGGAAGCCCACACAGCAGGCCCCAACCGCCGTTATCCGCCCGCTGACCCGCGATGGGGGCGCGCGCGTCAATGTGACGGGCCGTCTTTATGAAACCGTGCGAAACTCGCACGAGCGCGACACCGTGGCAAGCTGGGGGAAATTCTGGAGATGA
- the ubiB gene encoding 2-polyprenylphenol 6-hydroxylase has product MRGPHNILRLIRTGATLERTGAMGLIMDAFEAPPLVRGTMRFLAWPFQWLGDKGDLATPPAPRALTALGPAYIKFGQILSTRPDLVGEELATHLRVLQDKLPPFSVDLAKRSIAQELGRPVEDIFDDFSPPVAAASIAQVHKARLRDTGEAVAVKVLRPGIERAFRRDIDAFYFAARMVELLAPGARRLRPTDVIAHFEGVVMGELDLRLEAASASEFAANTAKDAGFQLPTVQWPLSSRRVMTMSWADGLPLGDNAALDAAGHDRAELGERVLQLFLSHALRDGYFHADMHQGNLKVSGNGDIIAYDFGIMGHIDEYTRRVYAEILYGFIKRDYRRVAEVHFEAGYVPADRDVDAFARALRAVGEPIFGMDASKISMGSLLSYLFEVTERFGMETRTELILLQRTMVVVEGVARSLNPQINIWQVAKPVVEDYIKKTIGPRAALRDLGRTAMVLSRYGPRLPGLVEAALIRQTAAPVPVKRAVWPERALWAGLGCLVGAVGVTLTVFLVGM; this is encoded by the coding sequence ATGCGTGGCCCGCACAATATCCTGCGCCTCATCCGAACCGGGGCGACGCTGGAACGCACGGGGGCGATGGGCCTCATCATGGATGCCTTCGAGGCCCCACCCTTGGTGCGCGGCACGATGCGTTTTCTGGCTTGGCCGTTTCAATGGCTAGGGGACAAGGGCGATCTTGCCACTCCGCCCGCGCCGCGTGCGCTGACCGCTCTGGGGCCTGCCTATATCAAGTTTGGCCAGATCCTCAGCACCCGTCCCGATCTGGTGGGCGAGGAATTGGCAACGCATCTGCGGGTGTTGCAGGATAAGTTACCGCCCTTTTCGGTGGATCTGGCCAAGCGCAGTATCGCGCAGGAACTCGGCCGACCGGTCGAAGACATCTTTGATGATTTCAGCCCGCCCGTGGCCGCCGCCTCTATCGCGCAAGTCCACAAGGCGCGGCTGCGCGATACGGGCGAGGCGGTTGCCGTCAAGGTTCTGCGTCCGGGGATCGAACGGGCCTTTCGTCGCGACATCGACGCCTTTTATTTTGCCGCGCGCATGGTCGAGCTTTTGGCCCCCGGTGCGCGCCGATTGCGCCCAACCGATGTCATCGCCCATTTCGAGGGCGTGGTGATGGGTGAACTTGATCTGCGTCTTGAGGCGGCTTCGGCCTCGGAATTTGCGGCCAATACCGCCAAGGATGCCGGGTTTCAGTTGCCGACGGTGCAATGGCCGCTTTCTTCGCGCCGAGTGATGACCATGTCTTGGGCCGACGGTTTGCCGCTTGGGGACAATGCCGCGCTGGATGCCGCAGGACATGATCGCGCCGAATTGGGCGAACGGGTGTTGCAGCTCTTCCTCAGCCATGCGCTGCGTGATGGCTATTTCCACGCCGATATGCATCAGGGCAATCTCAAGGTTTCCGGGAATGGCGATATCATTGCCTATGATTTCGGTATCATGGGGCATATCGACGAATATACCCGCCGGGTTTATGCCGAGATCCTTTATGGATTTATCAAACGCGATTACCGCCGCGTCGCCGAGGTGCATTTTGAGGCGGGCTATGTGCCTGCGGACCGGGATGTCGATGCCTTTGCCCGTGCGCTGCGCGCGGTCGGTGAGCCGATTTTTGGCATGGATGCCAGCAAGATTTCCATGGGCAGCCTGCTTAGCTACCTCTTTGAGGTCACAGAGCGGTTCGGCATGGAAACGCGCACCGAACTGATCCTGTTGCAGCGGACGATGGTTGTGGTTGAAGGCGTGGCGCGCAGCCTCAATCCACAGATCAATATCTGGCAGGTCGCAAAACCTGTGGTCGAGGACTACATCAAAAAGACCATCGGACCGCGCGCCGCTCTGCGGGATCTGGGGCGCACGGCCATGGTTCTGTCGCGCTATGGTCCAAGGTTGCCGGGGCTGGTCGAGGCTGCGCTTATCCGGCAAACCGCAGCGCCGGTGCCGGTCAAACGCGCGGTCTGGCCCGAGCGCGCGCTTTGGGCCGGGCTTGGGTGCCTGGTCGGTGCGGTTGGCGTTACGCTCACGGTATTTCTGGTCGGGATGTGA
- the ubiE gene encoding bifunctional demethylmenaquinone methyltransferase/2-methoxy-6-polyprenyl-1,4-benzoquinol methylase UbiE → MNEKTTHFGFQDIPESEKAGRVRGVFGSVASKYDVMNDAMSLGIHRIWKDAMMDWLAPRAGQRLLDVAGGTGDISFRFLKRAGHGHATVLDLTEPMLVEGRKRAEAESMADSLDWVVGDAMALPFPDSSFDVYTISFGIRNVTRPQEALNEAFRVLKPGGRLMVLEFSQIPNELMQKVYDLYSFNIIPRLGQMIANDRDSYQYLVESIRQFPDQETFLGMVRQAGFENAKYRNLSMGIACLHSGWKI, encoded by the coding sequence ATGAACGAGAAAACCACGCATTTTGGATTTCAGGATATCCCCGAGTCGGAAAAGGCCGGGCGTGTGCGCGGCGTGTTTGGCAGCGTGGCCAGTAAATACGACGTGATGAATGATGCCATGTCCCTTGGTATCCATCGAATCTGGAAAGATGCGATGATGGATTGGCTGGCCCCGCGCGCAGGCCAACGCCTTCTTGATGTGGCGGGGGGCACGGGAGATATCTCTTTTCGCTTTCTCAAGCGGGCCGGGCATGGTCATGCCACCGTGCTTGATCTGACAGAGCCGATGCTGGTCGAGGGGCGCAAGCGCGCCGAGGCCGAGAGTATGGCAGACAGCCTTGATTGGGTGGTGGGCGATGCGATGGCGCTGCCCTTTCCGGATTCGAGTTTCGACGTCTACACGATCAGTTTCGGCATCCGCAATGTGACCCGCCCCCAAGAGGCGCTGAACGAGGCGTTTCGCGTGCTCAAGCCCGGTGGGCGGCTGATGGTGCTGGAATTCAGCCAAATCCCCAATGAGTTGATGCAAAAGGTTTATGACCTCTACAGTTTCAACATCATCCCGCGTCTGGGGCAGATGATCGCCAATGATCGCGACAGCTATCAGTATCTTGTCGAATCCATCCGCCAATTTCCCGATCAAGAGACGTTTCTGGGGATGGTCCGGCAAGCCGGGTTCGAGAATGCCAAATACCGCAATCTGAGCATGGGCATTGCCTGTCTGCATTCCGGCTGGAAGATCTGA